The Virgibacillus siamensis sequence CCCGTCAATTCTTTTGAGTTTCAGCCTTGCGGCCGTACTCCCCAGGCGGAGTGCTTAATGCGTTAACTGCAGCACTAAGGGGCGGAAACCCCCTAACACCTAGCACTCATCGTTTACGGCGTGGACTACCAGGGTATCTAATCCTGTTCGCTCCCCACGCTTTCGCTCCTCAGCGTCAGTTACAGACCAGAGAGTCGCCTTCGCCACTGGTGTTCCTCCACATCTCTACGCATTTCACCGCTACACGTGGAATTCCACTCTCCTCTTCTGTACTCAAGTCCTCCAGTTTCCAATGACCATTCGCGGTTGAGCCGCGAGATTTCACATCAGACTTAAAAGACCGCCTGCGAGCGCTTTACGCCCAATAATTCCGGACAACGCTTGCCCCCTACGTATTACCGCGGCTGCTGGCACGTAGTTAGCCGGGGCTTTCTGGTCAGGTACCGTCACGGTACCGCCTTATTCAAACGGTACTTGTTCTTCCCTGACAACAGAGTTTTACGATCCGAAAACCTTCATCACTCACGCGGCGTTGCACCGTCAGACTTTCGTCCATTGCGGATGATTCCCTACTGCTGCCTCCCGTAGGAGTCTGGGCCGTGTCTCAGTCCCAGTGTGGCCGATCACCCTCTCAGGTCGGCTACGCATCGTTGCCTTGGTAAGCTCTTACCCCACCAACTAGCTAATGCGCCGCGGGCCCATCTGTAAGTGACAGCTAAAAGCCGCCTTTCATCACGTCACCATGCGGTGACGCGCTTCATTCGGTATTAGCCCCGGTTTCCCGGAGTTATCCCAATCTTACAGGCAGGTTGCCCACGTGTTACTCACCCGTCCGCCGCTCGTTCCACAGACTTCCACCCGAAGGCTTCCGTCTGCTTCCCGCGCTCGACTTGCATGTATTAGGCACGCCGCCAGCGTTCGTCCTGAGCCAAGATCAAACTCTCCAAAGAAAACTCACTTTTGGCTCTTCCAAAAGTGTAGTTGCACTTGTGCAAGTAAGAATCGCTTCTTATTTGCCAAAAAAGTTTGTCTATGATTGACACCAATCAACCATAGGTTTAAGTCTTAGCTTTAAAATTGAATCCAGGGAAAAGCATTTGCTTTTGTCCTGTTTCGCTTGACATACTGGTTATTTTGTTCAGTTTTCAAAGAGCAAAATTACGCTACAATCTTTCGACAGCATAAAAATTATATCATTGTTAATAATGTTTGTCAATACAACATTATTCAACATTTTTTGGCGCTGTTTTTTAACAGCAAAATTAATAATACGCCCCACAAAGAAAATTGTCAATAACTTATTCAAAAAAAAATCAGAAGAAAGCGCAATGATTGTATTACGCTTACCATTACGCTTCCCACCCAAAACTAATCACACAACAACTTCGCCTTTCCAGTCAAGCATGCCACCGGCCATACTTGATACATGAAAACCATGTTCATCCATAAATGCTGCAGCTGACATGCTTCTCCTACCCGAACGGCAAACCATAACGTAATGCTTGTTTTTATCAAGTTCCTGCAGAGAATCTGGAATTTTTTCAAGTTTAATATGTTTTGCGCCTTCTATCATTCCTTGTGCAACTTCATCATCTTCCCGTACATCAATGATCACGTCATTTTCTTTCTCGATCATTTCTTCTACTTCTTCCGGTGTTACCTCATTTATATGATCCATTCAATCAGCCTCCGTATAATAATCTCCCTTATTATCATAACTGCTGCAATGAATAGCTTGCAACCATCTGACACAAAATACACTAACAACGAAAAGCGGGGTTTTATTTATGAAGTATATAATATGTCACATATGTATGGTGCTTCTACTATGTTCAGTCACATCAGTTACTGCAGCCAAAAAAACAACCAGCCTGCCGACACCTGATCAAATCAGCGTATTTAATGAGGATTTAACAGGCGACGGGAAGAAAGAATCAATTGCTTTAAAAGGAATTCAATTTTCAAATGAAAGTACCTTTCTTAAAGATATTTGGGCCAATATTGAAATGAATAATCAAAGATGGAAAATCAGTTATGATGGAGGGTATAAACCTGTGCTGCAGTTTATGGATTTAAACCATGATAAGGTTTACGATGTTTTTTACAAAAGCTCAAAAAAGGTCAACGGAAATGCTTATCACCATCAATTGAACACATTGAAAAATGGAACACTAAAGAAAATCCCTTTACCGACTCAGCGCTATATAAAAGTGCAATTCGCAGATAACTTTCAGATACAGGTTCAATTATCACCAAATGAGAAAGCAGTTACGACCAGTTTCAAAAAGCGGGCATCCGAATATATCCAACACGGAATTTATACTAAAAATGGGGAATTGCTGGCGGATGCTACTGTGAATGAGGAACCGATAGCATCCTATAATCCGGTTTTTATCAGTAAGCAGAAAGGATACGGGTTAAAAAGCCGTCAACCGATAAAGGGGATATCAAAAGACGATACTCTTGGAACCATTGATACGCTTTGGTATTTTGAAAACGGGAAATGGGTTATCCTGAAAACCAAATGGAATCCGGCCAATCAGAATAAAAAATCCTAATCATCAAAAAGGACCCTGCTCACACAGACGGAGAGCAGGGTCCTTTTTTTCTAATTTGCTACTATATTAACCAATTTACCAGGAACTACGATTACTTTTCGAACTGTTTTTCCTTCAATCCATTCCTGAACCTTTTCATTTTCAAGTGCCAGTTTTTCCAATTCATCTTTTTCAATATCTTTTGGAACGCTTAGTTTCGATCTTACCTTCCCCATTACCTGCAGAACAACTTCTGTTTCTTCTTCAACAAGCTTGGTTGGATCGTAATTTGGCCAATCTTCATATGTGATCGTATCCGAATGTCCAAGCATATTCCACAGTTCTTCCGACAAATGTGGCGCAACCGGTGAAAGCATTTTGACAAAGCCTTCAATATGTTTCTTGGATATCTTCTCAGCTTTATAACCTTCATTAATAAATACCATTAATTGTGAAATCCCGGTATTGAAATGCAGATTATCAAAGTCTTCCGTCACCTTTTTAACTGTCTGATGATAAACTTTATCAAGTGTTTCATCACCATTTCCTTCAATGACTTTATCGGCGATTTCATTCGTTTCTTCGTTCACAACCAGTCTCCACACTCGTTCCAGAAAACGGCGTGAACCATCCAGGCCGTTTGTTGACCATGCAACTGCAGCGTCAAGCGGCCCCATAAACATTTCATACAGACGAAGCGTATCCGCACCATGTGAATGAATAATATCATCCGGATTTA is a genomic window containing:
- a CDS encoding rhodanese-like domain-containing protein, which codes for MDHINEVTPEEVEEMIEKENDVIIDVREDDEVAQGMIEGAKHIKLEKIPDSLQELDKNKHYVMVCRSGRRSMSAAAFMDEHGFHVSSMAGGMLDWKGEVVV